A window of Natronococcus sp. CG52 genomic DNA:
ACCGGGTCCTCGTACGCGCTCTCCCTGCGGTGGTTCCAGATCGGTCGTCGGGTTCGCGAGCGCCGCGACGTCTTCCAGGTCGCGCGGACGGAACTGAACCGGTTGGCCCGGCAGACCGGGGAGACGGTCTCGCTCGTCGTCGAAGAGGACGGAGACGCGATCTATCTCTCCCAGACGAGCGAGCGCGAGCAACCCGTCGGACCGGTCAGCGAGGGCGACCGCATTCCGGCGCCGATTTCGGTCGGCGGCAAGGCGATCCTCTCGTACCGTCCCGTCGAAGAGGTGGAGGCGCTGCTCGCGGAACAGGAGCTGACCGACCGCGCGGATCAGCTCGTTTCGGAGTTACGGACGCTTCGGAACCAGCGGATGGTTATCGAACGCGAGGGTCCGCAGGAGAGTACCTTCAGCGCGGGATCCTTCATGGGCCACCGCCACGTCGTCGGCCACGGCGAACCCTACCAGAACCTCCACAGCGTCGCCGTTCCCGTCAGAGACGCCGACAACTACGCCATCGCCGCGATCGAGGTCAGCGGCTCCAAAGACAGTCTCTACGGTCGC
This region includes:
- a CDS encoding IclR family transcriptional regulator, translated to MSGTSHHVKSVRKLFRIIEALERRESTGITELARETGIAKSSVYKYLDTLHHLGFVTKTGSSYALSLRWFQIGRRVRERRDVFQVARTELNRLARQTGETVSLVVEEDGDAIYLSQTSEREQPVGPVSEGDRIPAPISVGGKAILSYRPVEEVEALLAEQELTDRADQLVSELRTLRNQRMVIEREGPQESTFSAGSFMGHRHVVGHGEPYQNLHSVAVPVRDADNYAIAAIEVSGSKDSLYGRRLEDEIARLLVNASKSIETVLLSR